The sequence GTGATAAAATCCTAAATCACCAGTACGATACAGACGCTCCTGACTCACGGGGTGAGTGATAAACCGCTCCGCCGTACGTTCAGCATCATTTAAATACCCTCGAGCCAAAGACACCCCGCTACAATAAAGTTCAGATACCACCCAATCAGGCACATCAGAAAGGGATTCATCCAATATATGGTAGCCACAGTTTGCAATCGGGCGCCCATAAGGGACGCTAGACCAACCGGCCTCTATGCCTTCAATCTTATGCGCAATATTCCACATCGTCGTTTCTGTCGGCCCACCTACGCTGTACACCACTGTTTCTTCACTGCTTAAAGCGCGGATCCGATCGGCCAACGGCAAGGGTAGCCAATCGCCGCCCAATAAAACCGTCCTTAGATGACCAAAGCAATACTGTTTATACTCGCCCCAGGTCAACAACATCTCCATCATCGCAGGCACCGACACCCAGCCATTCACATCGTATTGATGCATTAACTGTGCCCACGCTTCTGGATTTTTGCGGTCTCCCTCGGCTGGTAAAACCAGAACCCCACCACTGACCATGACGCCTAATACATCGAAGACAGACATATCATGATGCAGTGCCGAGACGCCCAACATGACCAAACGCTCTGAAGCTGTAAATAAATGTTTCAAGCTGTAATCAATAGCATTCAATACCCCACGCCACTCAATCATGACGCCTTTGGGCTGGCCAGTAGTACCAGAGGTATAAATCACATAGGCCAAATCATCTAACTTTGTGTGGTAGCCTGGTAAAGACTGTGGGGCCGGTACGGCTCCTGCAAATAGCACCTTCGCGTGCTGAGATAAGTGTAAAACAGAGCCTGATGAATGCCCGGCTAGTAAGCCCTCAGTTTGCTCATTGACGATGATGACATCAGGCTGTGCATCTTCCAGAATAGCGTGTAGACGTGCTTGGGGCTGGTCGCAGTCTAAAGGCAAATAAGCTGCACCTGCGGCCAAAGCCCCCCATACTGAAACCGCTTGTAACTGGCTCTTGGGCAATAAAATAGCCACAATGGCTGGTTTCGAGGAGGCCCCTACAGCCTGACTAAGATAGCTACCGAGTCGGCTGCTTTGCTGGTACAAATCTCCATAACTCAATTGACCGTCACCCGCAATAACCGCAACCTGATCTGCTTGTCCTGGTTGATCTAGTCGGGTCACAAACTGCTGATATAAAGGCCGCTGATCATAAGGCTGCGGCATATGGTTAAATTGATGACGGACGGTTGATTGATTAATGGATACAGCCAAAGGTGATGAATGAGATAGCCATATTTGCCCTCCTTCTTGGCCTAGTTGCTGTAAAAGCCATTGATAGGCAGTAAACATAGCCTGTATCAAATGGGCAGGAAAACGCTCCTGAACGTAATCCCAATTCACATTCAATTGACCCTTAGCAAAATGATATTGGCTGTCTAACCATACCTGAGGCGTTTGTGACAGTGAAAACACCATTTCTCCGAACCATTCTAAATCAGAAGCACCATGAGGATTGACGCTGTCTGGCGCTGGCGTGAAAACAACCGGCATGGCCCCAAAAGAAGAGGCTCCTGAACGCTTCATCATTTCCCGTAATAGTCTGACGCCAGAAACCTGGCCAAAAGCCATCTCGGCCCAAAGCTGTCTTTGAATACCCACGATTCGGTCTTGCCACGAGGCATGATTCGTTAAATCTAAGCTTAATAAGCTAAACGTTGCGAACTCACCTATCACATGATTAATGTCAGAATGTATTTGCGGGCGGTTAAATCTAGGAATATTTAATGTAAACTGATTAGTATTAGCCCAATAACTCATCACTTCGGCAAAGGCACCTAAGAGCAAACCATTCAGCGTCACACCTAAGGAGGCACTGATGTTCAATAGCCGTTTCGTTTCCTCCGAGGAGAACTGGTGCGCTACGCGAGCGAACTTGCCTTTACCGGTGAATTGGGTCGTAGGTAACTTAGGTGCGGGATGAAAGGTCTCTATTCTTTCTTGCCAATAGGCCAAAGCGGCCTGATATTCTGGCGTTTTCTCCTGTTCTTTAGTCCAATGTATGTAATCTTGAAACGTGTAACTCAACCCAGGTAAGGTAGTTTCAGGCCGTTGGTACAAAAGATTAAGCTCATGAAATAAAATATTAATACTTCGACCATCGATACACCAAATATCTAAACTCAACGTTAAGCGACTAAGCGTCCCAAGTTTAAATACGCAAATTGAAAATTGTGGCCAACTGGCAATATCCGCTTTTCTTTGCGCCTGCTGATCGCGAGAAGCCAACAAAAAAACCTCTTGCTCAGCCTCTGTCCACCCAGACAAATCCTCACATCGTATCTCATAAGCGGGTAAGTCGTTTAAAATCACCTGTTGCCCATCCGGTAACGCAACCACTCTCAACATATCATGCCGAGCCAACAGACAATCCCAGGCATGCCGAAATTGCCCTAAATTAAAATGAGGAACGTCAATTTCAAAATACACATGCATGGCGCTGGCATCCTCAGCCAAAACATCCTGCCGCCCCACCCAATATGCCTGCTGCATATCAGACATAGGAAAAGCGGTTGGATTTTGTTTTGCCTTAATGTCTTTTTCTCGTGTATTTGAATCAGATGCATTCAATACTGTGTTTCTATCTTCCATTTGTTTTCCCACTTTGTGATTTAAGATGCTTAATGCTTACCTAGTCAAAAACTGGTTAAGCCTGATCCCCAGCTAAGGTTTCAAAAAGATAATCCACCAAAAGGTCGATCGTTGGATAGCCAATCAAAATGCCAATATCAATATCAAATGCCAAAGCTTTATGGATGTATATCTGATAAGCAATAATGTTCATCGAATTACCGCCTTGTTCAAACATACTGACGTCCGTACGCACAACCCTGCCCAATACTTCTTCCATACCGTCGCTCAACACTTGCCTCAGCATTTTTTTATCCATCACGGCTCGGTTACTTACCTGATTCAAATGCTCAGCCCCCCTTGCCACAACGGGTGGCTGAACAAGCCCACCTTCATCTCTTAACGCGTACTGAGCTCTGTTCTGGGCTGGTTCCGAGGTGAATAATGACAATTTATTTAATGCTAGCTCTGGCATCGTCACTAAGTTTTGCAACATCTGTATATAAGCTTTTAATAGAACATTGATGCTGAACTCATCGAAAAGCTCATCGGCATAATCAATCACTAATTTCATGTGTTGGTTATGCTCAAATAAAAACAAATTAAGGTCAAAACGAACGGTTTTCTGCGTTTGCTCCGGATGCATAAAGAGCGATAAGGAGGTCTCATCAAAGACAAGATCTTCAACTAAATTCTGATGTGTGCAGATCACTTGCACCACGGGATGGTATAAAGCCGAACGAGGATGATTGACCTGCTGGGTAATCTGGGTAAAAGAGTAAGGTTGATGTGCTAAAGATTGAGACACTGTTGTCAATAAGCGCTCAAGGTGTTCTGATAAGGAGCCCTGTTCAGATAGCTGAGCGCGAAAAAGGACGACGTCACTAAAAAAGTCAACGACCTCATCCAATGCACCCTGATCACGGCCCGAAACACCTCCACCAATCACGATGTCTCGCTCATTACACCAAAGCGATAGAGTCATCATAAAGGCGCTCATCAATACATGATAACCACCAACCTGATGTTTGATGGCCAGCAGGCGAACCGCTTCCAACAGCGTATCAGGAACGTCCATACATAATGTACGCCCAGATAAAGTTCGGCCTTCTGAACGAGGATAGTCTAAAGGTAGGTTGAGACAATGCGGCATGTCTTTTAAATGCTGCTTCCAGAAAGCTGCCGCCTTATCAATCTGCACTAACAAGGCTGGGTCATTACGTTTGAAATACTCATAATCAATACCTTGATGCAAAAGTGGTTCCAGCACCTCACCATGGTATAAACGATTTAAATCCCTAAAGAAAACCTGTAATGACCATGCATCTACAATAATGTGATGAGCCACAAGAATCAAAATGCTTTTTGCTCGGCCCTGCTTGCCACCCATTTTGGGCGTCAATAGCATCATCTTCATCAATGGAGGGCAACTCAAATCAAAGGGCTCTGACATCAACCGGTTATATTCAACCAAAGAATCCGCCACAGTATCGTCACACATTCGATACGTTAAGCCGATAACGCCGAAAGGATGAATCAATTTCGCAGGCGCATTGCCTACAATATCGAAGGCTGTTCTCAACGCTTCATGGCGCATGACCAATTGATTTAATGCCTGCTGTAATTGCTGAGCATCCAAAATACCATCAATTGAATACATTAGCCCTAAATGGTTAGAAAGACTATGCTGTTTACTAGTTTTACTCGTATACCAGGCCCCTAACTGATTTTCGGACAATGAGTGGTGAATCGCTCTATCGGCTATTGGCCAAGATTGCTCTTGAACCATGGGCAAGGTTTGAATTAACTCGGATTGCTGAGCAATGGTTGGAGCATGAAACACATCAACCAGCGATAAATCCACATTGAACTCAGACTTCAAGCTATTTAGCAAGCGCGTTGCTAAAACTGAGTGGCCGCCCAGCATAAAAAAATTCTGATGAATGTCAATGTTGCCATCTGTCCCTAGTAATGTACGCCATAGCTGGGCAATTTTTTGTTCGATGTCATTTCTAGGGAGCACCACATCAGCCTGCTCTCCTCGAACAAGCAGATAATTTTCTGCAAGAAGCATGGCGACCGCTCGACGATCAACCTTTCCACCTCTCAATTTAGGAATGTCAGGGATAAGCATAATAATACTGGGCATTGATGAACGAGGTAGGACTCTTTGCAGTTCTTCATAAATCTGCGTTTGATCAATCCCTTGACTGGCAACTACCAATACGCCTAATACAAGGTCACCATTATGAGCCAGCACCGTAGCGGAACAAGCAGCTAACACGCCGGCACAGTCGCACACGATCCTATCAATAGCGCGCAGATCAATCCTCACCCCGCGAATTTTAATCTGATCGTCACGGCGTCCCAAAACCACCATTTGACCAGCCTCATTAATTAAACCAAAATCACCAGTTTTAAACCAATACTGCCCCTGCTCTCTAAAAAACTTTGTTTCCTGCTCTGGTTGAGCAAGCGCATAACCATGAGCCAAAACCGGCCCGCCACAACATAACTCACCAACACATCCCCTAGGCAATATCCAGCCATCGGGGTTAACGATGCGGGCTGCAGCATGACTAAGCAGTGTCCCTGCAGGAATCAACCCGTTCTCAGAGCCCTTGACTTCATAGGCAATGATGTCTGCACTCATTTCTGAAGAGCCATAAATATTAATGATTTTTGCCTGAGGCATGCATAATCTCGCACGCTCGGTCAGTTGACTAAACAATAGCTCCCCACTGACAATAATGTGCGTTAACGAGGTTAACGCATCCTCCCGTCGTTCAAGCTCCGCACACATTTCTGACAGTAACGTAGGCGTTAAAGTGATTCTAGTGGCTTGTTGTGCCCGCACATATTCAACCAAGGCAATCGGATCCTTACGTACATCGTCCTTTGCAATAACTGCTCTACGCCCAATAACAATTGGCATAAATAGCTCTGCGTAGATGTCCACAAAACTCACAGATGTCTTCAGCACAAACACATCAGTTTGATCACTAGGATAAGCTCTTTCGCCCCAATAAATCCGATTGAGCAAACCAAAACGACGGCCTTCAATGGCTTTAGATGCTCCAGTTGAGCCCGAGGTGTAGACCAGATAAACAACCTCTGTCTCCGCAGAAGGCACCGGCTCAGTTGACGACAAAAAATTAAACAGGCTTAAAGAAAAGAAAGGTTGTTGATTAGGTACGTTAACCACGAACTCATCGTTTGTAACCACCAGCACGACCTGGGCTCTTTTTGTTAACTCATTGATTCTCTCAGGCGTATCAATGGTATCTAACAGTAATAATGTGCCGCCCAGCCTTAGCACTGCCAATGACGCAATCACCATCGAGACACCATAAGGCAAGAGAATCCCAACCCGATCAGTCTGTTTCACCCCTTTCGACTGCAGTGCAGCCGCCAATACCTGACTACGTTGCCATAAGTCTAAATAGGTATAGTTCACCCCTTGGTCAGTAAAAATAATTTGGTTTGGCTGTGCTTTTACCTGCCTATCTAATAACTCACTAATCGGTAAATTCTCAAACGGATCAAGCGTCCCGGCTAACGTCGACATAGCTTTGTTTGCTGGATATAAAGGTAGTTGACTGAGTAAAGTCTGATCTTTAGCCCTCACCATCATCGTCAAAACATGCTTAAATCCCTCAAGCATCATTGCGACCAAATGGTCCCCAACTTGATGTTTTGCATAATTAACTTCACATAACAAGCCTTCATTTGTTGGGTATAACCAAAATTCAATGGCAGTCCGATGGGAGCCCATACCGAAATCACCACCCGTCTTTAATGATAGAGTAAGGCCATCTTCTTCATAGGTTTTTTCCAGCACTCCATCATTAAATATCAAAGCCACATCAAAAAATGGATGTTGCCCAACCGTACGAACGGGATTGCAGGCTTCAACCACTGCCTCAAATGGCACATGCTGCCAGGCAAAGTCTGCCACTATCTGTTGGTGGCTACACTGCATGGCTTCCGATAAGGTTGCATGTACGTTAAAGTCAAAGCGTAAGGTCAATAAGTTAATGAAATTACCTACACTTTTTTCAAAGTCACTATTAACCCGATTTGAGACATAGGTGCCGAATGTCACGTCCCCCTCTGTTTTAAACCGAGATAAGACTAATTGTAATGCTACTGAAAATGCCGTAAATAATGTTGTTTGATGCTGACGAGCAAACGCTCTCAGAGCATCAACATCCGCTTTTTCAATCTGCCTGAACATCGTGCCATTCGTCGTATCATCTGATTCAGCCGCTGCATACGGCAAGACTAACGGCTCCATGTCTTGTAATCTCTGCTGCCAATAGGCCATACCTGACTGCAAACTCTCTTGCTGTTCCGGCGAACGCTCCCATTGAATATAGTCAATATAATCAAACGATAACTCTGGCAAGCTTTTATCATGATAAAGAGTCAGTAGCTCGCGCACCAATACATCGCAAGAAACGCCATCAAACACAATGTGGTGTACCAATAAGTGTAAATAATGTGATTCTTCAGATAATTTAATTAAATGAGCGTGAAATAACGGATCCTTATAGACATCTAATTCACGTGCGCAACCAGTTAAATAATCCATGTGAATTTTTTGTTGCTGCTCTGCTGGTGAAAAATCGGACCAATCACTAAATCTTAACTCAATATCATATGCATCCATCTGTAAGCAAGGTTCGCCTGCATCAGTGGTCACTATCCGACTGTTTAATAGTCTATGTCGTTGAATTAAATTGTGTAGGGCCCGCTTAAATTTAGAGGGTGCCAAAAAACCGCGTATTTCAAAACTTAATGGAATGTTATATTTAGCACGATCAGAAGCCTTGTCTAACGTCATCTGGAACCAAAAACCTCTTTGAGAGGAAGATAAGGGTATCCTTTGGTGTCTAGCCACCGACAACGATTGATGAGAAACCGACGACGCATTATTTTTCGAGGCAATCAATTCTGCCTGTTCCCACAATTTTAAATGAGTCAATAAATCAGGCAGCGTCACCGATACTTGAAATTCAGACTGGATTCGTGAAAGCAGGCGAATCAATAAAAGTGAATCACCACCCAATGCAAAAAAATTATCGCCCGAATGTTCTGGCCCTTGGCCTAAAAGCGCCGACCATAGTCGTGCCAGCTTACTCTCTACTTCATTTAAGGCTCGATCAGAACCTTCTGCCTGCAGCTCTCGCGGCCCCTGATCTGCTGGCTGAGCTGCTAAGGCTAACAAGGCCTTCATGTCGACCTTGCCATTACTTGTCAACGGAAACTCTGTCAACTGGAGCCAAACTGATGGAATCATCGCCTCTGATAAAACTGCCTTGGCTCGAGCGTATAGTTGCTCTTGCTCGAGCTGAACTACCCCTGGAGACAGCAATAACGCCGCCACTAACTGCTGTTGCTCACTCAAATAAACCACGGCACGGCTAACCTCTGGCCAACCCTCTAAATGTGCCCGAACTTCACCAGCTTCAACTCGATTGCCTCTAACCTTAAGCTGGCCATCTGCGCGACCAACAAACTCGATTCGTCCATCTGGGTGATAAAATCCTAAATCACCAGTACGATACAGACGCTCCTGACTCACGGGGTGAGTGATAAACCGCTCCGCCGTACGTTCAGCATCATTTAAATACCCTCGAGCCAAAGACACCCCGCTACAATAAAGTTCAGATACCACCCAATCAGGCACATCAGAAAGGGATTCATCCAATATATGGTAGCCACAGTTTGCAATCGGGCGCCCATAAGGGACGCTAGACCAACCGGCCTCTATGCCTTCAATCTTATGCGCAATATTCCACATCGTCGTTTCTGTCGGCCCACCTACGCTGTACACCACTGTTTCTTCACTGCTTAAAGCGCGGATCCGATCGGCCAACGGCAAGGGTAGCCAATCGCCGCCCAATAAAACCGTCCTTAGATGACCAAAGCAATACTGTTTATACTCGCCCCAGGTCAACAACATCTCCATCATCGCAGGCACCGACACCCAGCCATTCACATCGTATTGATGCATTAACTGTGCCCACGCTTCTGGATTTTTGCGGTCTCCCTCGGCTGGTAAAACCAGAACCCCACCACTGACCATGACGCCTAATACATCGAAGACAGACATATCATGATGCAGTGCCGAGACGCCCAACATGACCAAACGCTCTGAAGCTGTAAATAAATGTTTCAAGCTGTAATCAATAGCATTCAATACCCCACGCCACTCAATCATGACGCCTTTGGGCTGGCCAGTAGTACCAGAGGTATAAATCACATAGGCCAAATCATCTAACTTTGTGTGGTAGCCTGGTAAAGACTGTGGGGCCGGTACGGCTCCTGCAAATAGCACCTTAGCGCGCTGAGATAAGTTTAAAACAGAGCCTGATGAATGCCCGGCTAGTAAGCCCTCAGTTTGCTCATTGACGATGATGACATCAGGCTGTGCATCTTCCAGAATAGCGTGTAGACGTGCTTGGGGCTGGTCGCAGTCTAAAGGCAAATAAGCTGCACCTGCGGCCAAAGCCCCCCATACTGAAACCGCTTGTAACTGGCTCTTGGGCAATAAAATAGCCACAATGGCTGGTTTCGAGGAGGCCCCTACAGCCTGACTAAGATAGCCACCGAGTCGGCTGCTTTGCTGGTACAAATCTCCATAACTCAATTGACCGTCACCCGCAATAACCGCAACCTGATCTGCTTGTCCTGGTTGATCTAGTCGGGTCACAAACTGCTGATATAAAGGCCGCTGATCATAAGGCTGCGGCATATGATTGAATTGATGACGAATCACTAACTGCGCTGATAATTGCGCTTGATCGGTAAAGCTATTGGTATTAAGCATGCGTGTTTACACCCTCTAATTTTGCCCAAAGTAACTGACTTAAACTTCTAGGCGTCCTAGAGGTCATAAATTCAAGCATATCGATGTTTACATTAAGAGATTTTGTCAATTCGGCTTGGATTTGAATGGCAGCCAAAGAACTGCCGCCCATTAAGAAAAAGTCATCATCGGCCACCACCTCTCGACCTAGGTAATCTTGCCAGCACTGACAAACTTGATCTAACAAATCAGCCTCTGACGATGCTGTACCCATAGGCATTGAGCTAGGCGTAACCGAATCATCAACGGCCAGATCAGGCTCTGTACTAGCGGTTAAGTTCAAAGTTGGCTCAATCCAATACCGTGTTTTTTTAAATGGATACCCGCAAAAAGGCACTTTAGCCATTGATACATCAAATAGATTGGCCTTAGGCACAAAACCCGCTTGATACAAGCCAGCCACAGCATGTAAAAATTGAACCACTTCATGTTCAGGCTGTTTGGCACTGGCCATTACGGCCAGCCCTTTTGCATGCAATAATGCTGCCAATGAAGAAACCGGCCCAACTTCAATGGCACAATTAAAAGCTGCATCCTCCATCGCACTAGATAAGGCATCATCAAACAGTGTGGGGGCAAGTAAATGCTGAATCCAATGGTCAATATCGGGCGCACTGCGTAAACGAGCGCCGGTCAACGTGCTATACATTGAGATTTTGGGCGATCCTGTTGGGCACCAATCTAAATCTAATAGTTGCTGTTTTAATTGTTCTGCTACCAGCTGGAGTAAAGGAGAATGAAACGCATGGGTGACATTCAAAGGAGAAATGGCAAAGCCATTCTTTTGACACTGCTGCTCATACAAATAAAGTTCTTTTTTTAGGCCCGAAACAACCTGAACATTGGGGGCATTCTTGGCTGCCACTGTAAGCCCTGAGGGCAATATAGGGAGGTTCTGAAGCGGTGCAAAAACCACCAACATGCCCCCCTCACCCTCAGCCAACTGCTCGAATGCCTCCCCTCTTAATCTGGCTAAGGTTAACGCATCCCCAACAGATAACGCTTCAGCAGCACAGGCCGCCGCAATCTCCCCGATACTGTGCCCCATAACACAGTCAATGGGTAAACCCAAAGCTTGCCATAACTTAAATTGGGCATATTGATACATGAAAAGAGCAGGTTGCAGTACTGAAGGTTTGGTTAAATGCCACTGACTTGTCCCAAGAGGCCAAATTAGATCGGCACGCTGCGGACCTAAAATCTCTCGGCATTCATCAATCGCCCGGCGAAAAACTGAATAAGCTTCGTATAGCTGTCGCCCAATTTCTGACGTTAACTGCCCACCCTGACCAGTAAAAATCAAGCCATACCGAGCTTCCTCTTTAACATCTTTAGGCTTCAAAAAATGAATCTGTTCAAAATCATCAAGCGGCTCAATGATGCAGGCAGAACGCACTTTAAAATGTTTTCGCCCTACGAGTGATGTGTAAGCCACAGCCCTCGCCTTAGTAGGGTCTTGTATCAAATCAGCGCTTAACGAAGGAATCAAAGTCTCAAGCTGTCCCTCACTTTGGGCCGATGCAAAAACCAGTATAGGTCCCTTGTCTTGTCCAACCACATGCCTTGGTAATAATGGCGGCTCTTCTATAAGAACATGAACATTGGTCCCACCAAAGCCAAATGAACTTAAGCCCGCCCGCCTGACTCGATTTTCATGGCGAGGCCAAGGTACTGTTTTTTGGTTGACGCGAAAGTGGGCCTCATTTAGCGTCATATGCGTATTAAGCTGTTTAAAATGAGCCAAAGGCGGAATTGCATCGTGCTTAAAACATAAAAGGATTTTCAGTAAACCTGATAGGCCTGCACAAGACGAAGTATGACCAATATTGGCCTTAACCGACCCTAAATAACAAGGATGAGGACGAGTCTTACCATAAACACTTTTTAAGGCCGTTATTTCAACTGGGTCACCCAACTTGGTGCCCGTACCATGTAACTCGACATAATCAATATCTTGAGGAGCCAGTCCTGACCGTTTGAATGCTGACTTAATTGCTTCGACTTGCCCTTTAACACCAGGCGCCATAAAGTCTTGTTTCTGATTACCATCATTATTGACTCCAACACCCCGGATCACACCCCAAATATGGTCCTGATCGACAATCGCTTCTGGTAGCCGCTTTAAAATCACGGTAACCACAGCACTGCCGACCACAATCCCACTTGCGTCATTGTCTAAAGGACTGCAAATACCCTCTTTCGCATACATCAGCCCTGGTTGATAGAGATAGCCGGCATCATTGATGGCCAACCTCGATGCAGAAACCACGGCAACATCACAGGCTTTTAATTGCAAGTTTTGACACGCAACAGAGAGTGCCGACAAACCTGTAGAACAAGCCGTTTGAATATTCAAAACAGGTCCTGAGAAACCTAATTTATAAGCAATCCAGCTGGCTAAAAAATCTTGACCATTTTGAGTAAAGGCCTCTAATAATTTAGGTAAGTTACTCCGATCATTTAAATAATCGGGCATTAATTTTTCAAGCAGGTACTCTGAGAAATCCTTCCCAGCAAATACCCCAACCGTTTGGTTTTGCCCAAGTTCCGAAGGCACATAACCCGCATTTTCAATAGCATGCCATACAGACTCAAGCATTTTTCGATTTTGTGGATCAAAAACCTTAGCCATTTGTGGGCTGATTCCAAAAAATTCAGCATCAAAATCAGCGACATCATCCAGCTTCATGACTCTAGGCACATAGTCTGGGTGATCAATCAAAGCCTCATCCACACCAGCATTCAGTAAAGTTGATCGATCGAGTATCGTACTCAATTCATTGCCATCCATTAAATGGGCCCAAAACTCACTTAAATCTGCCGTCTTAGGAAAGACGCCATCGACCCCAACAATCGCAATTGCTTCCTCTTTCTCAGAAATATCCAAAATACGGCCTTTCTTCGTATGACTTCAAAAATAAACCCAGCAATTAATCACATGATAATCAACGCAAGGCATCCAAAATTTAATACGAACGCAATTAATAATGATTATCATTAATATTGACATCATAAATAGTTTATCTATAATGAGTCAACAATCAGATGGCATGGTTACGGGAAAAATATTAAATAATAGATAAATAACAATGGATTAAAAATAAATTATTTCAGCTGAGTCATGCTTTCAGGGTGAAGCGCTAAATTGATGCTCTATCAGGACAAGCTCAAATATCTGAAATAAAGGCAACAAAACAAACCGCTTCTATTGAACCCTCAACCTTCAAGTAGACGAGTATGCAAAACACAACACATATGACGAACCAACAAACTGAGCAGTCAATTAATTTATTCTGCCTACCTTCAGCAGGTAGCAGCGCCTCCATGTATGCCAGCTGGGCAAAACATGCTCCTAAATGGCTTAAGGTTTGTCCGATTGAATATCCAGGGCACGGCGCTCGAATCAATGAGCACCTAGTGCATGATCCAATGCTCCTTACCCATGAGCTGGTTGAGACAATTTTAGCGCATGGGCATCAAAAATTTGCGCTCTTTGGTCACAGTTTAGGCACTGCACTCATCTGGCGTATCGTGAAAGAACTACAGAGCAGAAATTTAGAAACTTTACTAGGACTTATAGTCATCAGTGGCCGACGAGAAACCAGCA comes from Neisseriaceae bacterium CLB008 and encodes:
- a CDS encoding amino acid adenylation domain-containing protein, which gives rise to MLNTNSFTDQAQLSAQLVIRHQFNHMPQPYDQRPLYQQFVTRLDQPGQADQVAVIAGDGQLSYGDLYQQSSRLGGYLSQAVGASSKPAIVAILLPKSQLQAVSVWGALAAGAAYLPLDCDQPQARLHAILEDAQPDVIIVNEQTEGLLAGHSSGSVLNLSQRAKVLFAGAVPAPQSLPGYHTKLDDLAYVIYTSGTTGQPKGVMIEWRGVLNAIDYSLKHLFTASERLVMLGVSALHHDMSVFDVLGVMVSGGVLVLPAEGDRKNPEAWAQLMHQYDVNGWVSVPAMMEMLLTWGEYKQYCFGHLRTVLLGGDWLPLPLADRIRALSSEETVVYSVGGPTETTMWNIAHKIEGIEAGWSSVPYGRPIANCGYHILDESLSDVPDWVVSELYCSGVSLARGYLNDAERTAERFITHPVSQERLYRTGDLGFYHPDGRIEFVGRADGQLKVRGNRVEAGEVRAHLEGWPEVSRAVVYLSEQQQLVAALLLSPGVVQLEQEQLYARAKAVLSEAMIPSVWLQLTEFPLTSNGKVDMKALLALAAQPADQGPRELQAEGSDRALNEVESKLARLWSALLGQGPEHSGDNFFALGGDSLLLIRLLSRIQSEFQVSVTLPDLLTHLKLWEQAELIASKNNASSVSHQSLSVARHQRIPLSSSQRGFWFQMTLDKASDRAKYNIPLSFEIRGFLAPSKFKRALHNLIQRHRLLNSRIVTTDAGEPCLQMDAYDIELRFSDWSDFSPAEQQQKIHMDYLTGCARELDVYKDPLFHAHLIKLSEESHYLHLLVHHIVFDGVSCDVLVRELLTLYHDKSLPELSFDYIDYIQWERSPEQQESLQSGMAYWQQRLQDMEPLVLPYAAAESDDTTNGTMFRQIEKADVDALRAFARQHQTTLFTAFSVALQLVLSRFKTEGDVTFGTYVSNRVNSDFEKSVGNFINLLTLRFDFNVHATLSEAMQCSHQQIVADFAWQHVPFEAVVEACNPVRTVGQHPFFDVALIFNDGVLEKTYEEDGLTLSLKTGGDFGMGSHRTAIEFWLYPTNEGLLCEVNYAKHQVGDHLVAMMLEGFKHVLTMMVRAKDQTLLSQLPLYPANKAMSTLAGTLDPFENLPISELLDRQVKAQPNQIIFTDQGVNYTYLDLWQRSQVLAAALQSKGVKQTDRVGILLPYGVSMVIASLAVLRLGGTLLLLDTIDTPERINELTKRAQVVLVVTNDEFVVNVPNQQPFFSLSLFNFLSSTEPVPSAETEVVYLVYTSGSTGASKAIEGRRFGLLNRIYWGERAYPSDQTDVFVLKTSVSFVDIYAELFMPIVIGRRAVIAKDDVRKDPIALVEYVRAQQATRITLTPTLLSEMCAELERREDALTSLTHIIVSGELLFSQLTERARLCMPQAKIINIYGSSEMSADIIAYEVKGSENGLIPAGTLLSHAAARIVNPDGWILPRGCVGELCCGGPVLAHGYALAQPEQETKFFREQGQYWFKTGDFGLINEAGQMVVLGRRDDQIKIRGVRIDLRAIDRIVCDCAGVLAACSATVLAHNGDLVLGVLVVASQGIDQTQIYEELQRVLPRSSMPSIIMLIPDIPKLRGGKVDRRAVAMLLAENYLLVRGEQADVVLPRNDIEQKIAQLWRTLLGTDGNIDIHQNFFMLGGHSVLATRLLNSLKSEFNVDLSLVDVFHAPTIAQQSELIQTLPMVQEQSWPIADRAIHHSLSENQLGAWYTSKTSKQHSLSNHLGLMYSIDGILDAQQLQQALNQLVMRHEALRTAFDIVGNAPAKLIHPFGVIGLTYRMCDDTVADSLVEYNRLMSEPFDLSCPPLMKMMLLTPKMGGKQGRAKSILILVAHHIIVDAWSLQVFFRDLNRLYHGEVLEPLLHQGIDYEYFKRNDPALLVQIDKAAAFWKQHLKDMPHCLNLPLDYPRSEGRTLSGRTLCMDVPDTLLEAVRLLAIKHQVGGYHVLMSAFMMTLSLWCNERDIVIGGGVSGRDQGALDEVVDFFSDVVLFRAQLSEQGSLSEHLERLLTTVSQSLAHQPYSFTQITQQVNHPRSALYHPVVQVICTHQNLVEDLVFDETSLSLFMHPEQTQKTVRFDLNLFLFEHNQHMKLVIDYADELFDEFSINVLLKAYIQMLQNLVTMPELALNKLSLFTSEPAQNRAQYALRDEGGLVQPPVVARGAEHLNQVSNRAVMDKKMLRQVLSDGMEEVLGRVVRTDVSMFEQGGNSMNIIAYQIYIHKALAFDIDIGILIGYPTIDLLVDYLFETLAGDQA